A DNA window from Mariprofundus aestuarium contains the following coding sequences:
- a CDS encoding fatty acid cis/trans isomerase yields MIFRIKPFSLQKNGLRAVVLMPLAALLIFSACAKQEPPAKPMLPVPEVAARDLKLIESLPENKLTFNDIRPVLEKRCIVCHGCYDAPCQLKLTSFEGIERGANKLKVYNKKRFTLQKPTRLFIDANSKDEWREKQFFSVLNESGGDPRDNLKNSLIYQMLNLKRENPFPESGKLPQDYENPKDGKDPRNLDVSLDRAQQCTRLEAFGDFSKDHKSWGMPFAVPNLSENEYRQLVQWLAQGAKFSEREKVSSAAVQIEEWEGFFNGSGVEKRGDILKRKLVSRYIYEHLVLGHLHFKGAPEREFFRLVRSTSKPGEPIEEIPSVRPYDQPMVNNVKVDTFYYRLRPYRASIVDKSHIVYELSDARMKRYKELFLGADYKVTELPAYNSAESLDKFKNFVIRMKKLFGFYENHMITPFKVFEKIPARSRYQFLLDDARFFINGFIKGPVCRGLGALSSIEDHFWVFFLKPENPPDYKQHGLDEAFIASNDTLLHLPTELGNTHRLFTAWLKYWPKEQAYMQAKLDYYTPNENRATPEFPLPVKRALDEFVWDGINPTGATINRNSALTVFRHLDSASVHYGLIGDEPETAWMIDYPVFERLHYLLVAGYNTFGTLGHQASARLYMDFLRMEGEDNFLFFLPVDKRKELYESWHNVDRSSTRKISRKTSAWLDVESVSGYKTKSEQHELYALLREHVVFRSPDSEDLNRCNKEECFSSPSDRAMQKLADMKGKYSKEGRDLYPLRYFPALSYVRIGDESYTVIYNKSYKLYEKDSFTKEVNDRTESDMSGDTLTVTRGLAGAYPNFFFNVPPERLDEFIAACESLQYKEEGFEELVNDYGIRRTNPKFWEMADWFKQQHETAQPVESGILDLSRYVDPA; encoded by the coding sequence ATGATTTTCAGAATTAAACCATTCTCTTTACAAAAAAATGGATTAAGAGCCGTTGTGCTGATGCCACTGGCAGCTCTGCTGATCTTCTCAGCCTGTGCGAAGCAGGAACCGCCTGCCAAGCCGATGCTTCCTGTACCGGAAGTTGCGGCAAGGGATCTTAAACTGATCGAGTCCCTTCCCGAAAATAAACTTACATTTAACGATATCAGGCCAGTACTGGAGAAACGCTGCATCGTCTGTCACGGCTGTTACGACGCCCCATGCCAGCTCAAGCTTACCTCATTCGAAGGTATAGAGCGGGGTGCGAATAAACTGAAGGTGTATAACAAGAAGCGCTTTACCCTTCAGAAGCCGACACGCCTCTTTATTGATGCCAACTCAAAAGATGAGTGGCGCGAAAAGCAGTTTTTCAGTGTGCTCAATGAAAGCGGAGGAGACCCCAGAGATAACCTCAAAAACTCGCTGATTTACCAGATGCTGAATCTGAAACGGGAGAACCCTTTTCCAGAGAGCGGCAAACTCCCTCAGGATTATGAGAACCCCAAGGATGGCAAGGATCCTAGGAACCTAGATGTTAGTCTGGATCGTGCGCAGCAGTGCACCAGACTTGAAGCTTTCGGTGACTTTTCCAAGGATCATAAGAGCTGGGGTATGCCTTTCGCGGTTCCGAACCTTTCCGAAAATGAGTACAGGCAGCTGGTGCAGTGGCTGGCTCAGGGGGCGAAGTTTTCTGAGAGGGAAAAGGTGTCTTCAGCAGCAGTCCAGATTGAGGAATGGGAAGGTTTTTTTAACGGCTCTGGAGTTGAAAAGAGAGGGGATATTCTCAAAAGAAAGCTTGTCAGCCGCTATATCTATGAACATCTGGTGCTTGGACACCTCCATTTCAAAGGAGCGCCGGAGCGGGAGTTTTTCCGGCTGGTACGATCCACCTCTAAACCTGGAGAGCCGATAGAAGAAATTCCATCGGTTCGTCCTTACGACCAACCAATGGTCAACAATGTTAAAGTCGACACGTTCTATTATCGCCTTCGCCCTTACAGGGCGAGTATCGTGGATAAGAGTCATATTGTTTATGAGCTTTCAGATGCGCGCATGAAGAGGTACAAAGAACTTTTCCTGGGTGCTGATTATAAAGTGACAGAACTACCAGCCTATAATTCTGCCGAATCTTTGGATAAGTTTAAGAACTTTGTCATCAGGATGAAAAAGCTGTTCGGGTTTTATGAAAATCACATGATTACCCCTTTTAAGGTGTTTGAAAAAATCCCTGCCAGATCGCGCTATCAGTTTCTGCTCGATGATGCCCGCTTCTTTATCAACGGTTTTATCAAGGGGCCGGTATGCCGCGGGCTGGGTGCACTCAGTTCCATTGAGGACCACTTCTGGGTCTTTTTCCTTAAACCTGAAAATCCTCCTGACTATAAACAACATGGCCTGGATGAGGCCTTTATCGCCAGTAATGATACGTTATTGCACCTGCCGACTGAACTGGGGAATACCCACCGTCTGTTTACCGCCTGGCTAAAGTACTGGCCGAAGGAGCAGGCGTATATGCAGGCCAAACTGGACTACTACACACCGAATGAAAACAGGGCGACACCTGAGTTTCCCCTTCCTGTTAAGAGAGCCTTGGATGAGTTTGTCTGGGATGGCATCAATCCGACTGGTGCCACCATAAACAGGAATTCCGCGTTGACCGTATTCCGCCATCTCGACAGTGCTTCGGTTCATTATGGTCTGATAGGCGATGAGCCGGAAACTGCATGGATGATTGATTATCCGGTGTTTGAGCGACTGCACTACCTGCTGGTGGCTGGATACAACACCTTCGGCACACTCGGTCATCAGGCGTCGGCACGACTTTACATGGACTTTCTGCGTATGGAGGGCGAGGACAATTTCCTTTTCTTCCTGCCAGTGGATAAGCGCAAGGAGCTCTATGAGTCGTGGCACAATGTGGATCGCAGCAGCACTCGTAAGATCAGCAGGAAAACCAGTGCATGGCTGGATGTGGAGTCGGTCTCAGGATATAAGACGAAGTCTGAGCAGCATGAGCTTTATGCGCTGCTCAGGGAGCATGTCGTATTCAGATCTCCGGATTCAGAAGACCTGAATCGCTGTAACAAGGAGGAGTGTTTCTCTTCGCCCAGTGACCGGGCAATGCAGAAGCTGGCCGATATGAAAGGAAAGTATTCGAAAGAGGGGAGGGATCTTTATCCTCTGCGTTATTTCCCGGCACTCTCTTATGTTCGAATCGGTGACGAATCCTATACGGTTATCTACAACAAATCGTACAAGTTGTACGAAAAAGACTCCTTCACCAAGGAGGTGAATGATCGTACGGAGAGCGACATGAGTGGTGATACTCTCACCGTGACAAGAGGTCTGGCTGGTGCCTATCCCAACTTCTTCTTCAATGTCCCGCCAGAGAGGCTGGATGAATTCATCGCTGCTTGTGAGAGCCTTCAGTATAAGGAAGAGGGTTTTGAGGAGCTGGTAAATGACTACGGAATCAGGCGCACCAATCCGAAATTCTGGGAAATGGCAGATTGGTTTAAGCAACAGCACGAAACGGCACAGCCTGTAGAGTCAGGTATTCTGGATCTGAGCCGGTACGTGGATCCTGCTTAA
- a CDS encoding adenylate/guanylate cyclase domain-containing protein, whose product MNNLLRFFWPFNISYTGMGGDEVYQELRAICIAGAFWPVSMGTLLFYFGLALTSYQQLLGILLILPAGGLGMYAAGRVVLRRDFRPIRLFLETDSDQLDADIVIEATIQAKNFQIYSVRRILLYQAPAFAVAFSLMTLIGNLFMGFGVELWQALVALMVALMMGIAHAIFEYYAVGGLMFHIVSLAHEQCGELSPEQRKRIIPLNMRRKLLFVSTFVVLPPMIILGTTMLIDIRHFLLQLGYEDALGFIPGMVGWMLLIVAVGFLMSLMIFLRMADEAGDSVSELSDAMTKVEEGNLNITLLERTSDEFSDIYRRFNRMVKELMERERLRDAFGRYMAKELADDVMQNGTSFDSKEVHASVLFADIRDFTAMSEKMSAEEVVSILNQYFSVVEPTIKEEGGWINKFGGDSLLAVFGVLTPQPDHINHAVQAALKMRAALHEFNITQEDAGKHPLRIGMGIHCGKMVAGSVGSQERMEFTVIGDTVNMASRIEGLNKKWGTDILISEDVAKATEGTITIEAMPETHVHGKSQPIQVFAVK is encoded by the coding sequence ATGAACAATTTATTGCGTTTCTTTTGGCCTTTTAATATCAGTTACACAGGCATGGGGGGCGATGAGGTCTATCAAGAGCTTCGAGCCATCTGTATTGCAGGTGCGTTCTGGCCGGTCAGCATGGGTACTCTGCTCTTCTATTTCGGGTTAGCCCTGACAAGCTATCAGCAGCTATTGGGCATACTCCTGATCTTGCCTGCAGGAGGCTTGGGCATGTATGCCGCTGGGCGGGTTGTTCTGCGCCGCGACTTTCGTCCGATCCGGCTCTTTTTAGAAACAGACTCTGACCAGCTTGATGCCGATATCGTCATAGAGGCAACAATTCAGGCAAAGAATTTTCAGATCTATTCAGTTCGGCGCATCCTCCTATATCAAGCACCGGCATTTGCCGTGGCTTTCTCGCTGATGACACTCATCGGCAACCTCTTCATGGGTTTTGGCGTAGAACTGTGGCAAGCACTCGTCGCCCTTATGGTTGCTCTCATGATGGGCATCGCACACGCCATCTTCGAATACTATGCCGTCGGCGGGCTCATGTTCCACATCGTCTCTCTGGCTCATGAACAGTGTGGTGAACTTTCGCCCGAACAGCGCAAACGCATTATTCCGCTCAATATGCGGCGCAAGCTGCTGTTTGTATCAACTTTTGTTGTGCTGCCTCCGATGATTATTCTGGGCACCACCATGCTCATCGATATTCGCCACTTCCTGCTGCAACTCGGATACGAGGACGCGCTTGGCTTTATCCCCGGCATGGTCGGCTGGATGCTGCTGATTGTGGCCGTGGGCTTCCTTATGTCGCTGATGATCTTCCTGCGCATGGCAGATGAGGCCGGTGACTCGGTCTCCGAACTCTCCGATGCCATGACCAAAGTTGAGGAGGGCAACCTCAACATCACCTTGCTGGAGAGGACAAGTGATGAGTTTTCCGACATCTACAGGCGCTTTAACAGGATGGTAAAGGAGTTGATGGAGCGTGAACGACTGCGTGATGCGTTCGGACGCTACATGGCAAAAGAGCTGGCAGATGATGTCATGCAAAACGGTACCAGCTTCGACAGCAAGGAGGTCCATGCCAGCGTCCTGTTTGCGGACATCCGTGATTTCACTGCCATGTCTGAAAAGATGTCAGCAGAGGAGGTCGTCAGCATACTCAATCAGTACTTCTCTGTTGTTGAACCTACCATCAAGGAGGAAGGCGGCTGGATCAATAAATTTGGTGGCGACAGTCTGCTGGCTGTTTTCGGCGTTCTTACCCCTCAGCCGGATCATATTAATCACGCAGTTCAGGCAGCATTGAAAATGCGGGCTGCGCTGCACGAATTCAACATCACTCAGGAGGACGCGGGAAAACACCCGCTCAGAATCGGCATGGGTATCCACTGCGGAAAAATGGTAGCTGGTAGTGTGGGCAGTCAGGAGCGCATGGAATTCACCGTGATCGGCGACACGGTGAACATGGCCTCACGCATCGAGGGACTGAACAAAAAATGGGGCACGGATATCCTTATCAGTGAAGATGTTGCCAAGGCAACTGAGGGAACAATCACTATAGAAGCAATGCCTGAAACCCATGTGCACGGCAAATCACAACCCATTCAGGTTTTCGCCGTTAAATAG
- a CDS encoding diguanylate cyclase, protein MHAEAHGVRKLTVSIFLYAFSLILASTPAVAAQSLESVSLQLEWKYQFEFAGFIMAKEKGFYEKAGLDVELIEYEAGIDAVEHVLTGKSNYAIHNSSVVIDNGKLEPIILLATYFQQSPLVFVTSKEIKSPSDLIGKTIMGTKDELKYSSLALLLDHFYVNKNNASFLGHSFNIDDFIQHKVDAMTAFRTNQLYQLDQLNVPYNVIDPADYGFVMSAVNLFTSYSEALNHSERTRKFIDASNKGWEYALAHTEETIAIIYEKYSKLKSIEALAYEADITREMMLLDFFEIGATNKELALRAVKQFKHSGLLSAQQEPGTFLFDEVLREFGRSAIFTDKQKLYLQDKKVINMCVDPDWMPFESIQDGVHIGIVAEVFDLFRAQLPIPIKLIPTKSWHDSITKAKQRKCDIFSLASSTPERTEYMDFTTPYIDLPIVMATTMDKFFINDIAEVLDEKLGVVKGYAVAEKLRGKYENINIVEVDSITDGLERVASGELFGHIDNLMTIAASIQKDFTGILKVSSRLDEGVQLAVGTRNDEPILRGIFQKLVGNIDSDTQQGIFNKWVSVKQEVVADYTFLWKFFAGFSLLALGFIYHFRRLSRLNDQLVIISNTDKLSGLYNRVKMDSVLIEQKANVDRYGQGVSLILIDIDFFKEINDTYGHSVGDAVLVGFSELMRSNVRATDYVGRWGGEEFLIVCPNTGVNDAYKLADKLLKKVRDCTFEGGSKITISAGIAGFSKETSIKDILIHVDTALYQSKQAGRNQISTYK, encoded by the coding sequence GTGCATGCAGAGGCCCATGGTGTTCGAAAGCTGACAGTTAGTATCTTCCTATACGCATTTTCTCTTATTTTAGCCTCAACTCCAGCGGTTGCGGCACAATCATTAGAGAGTGTTTCTTTGCAGCTTGAGTGGAAATATCAGTTTGAATTCGCCGGGTTCATCATGGCAAAAGAGAAAGGCTTCTATGAAAAGGCTGGCCTTGATGTTGAACTGATTGAGTACGAAGCTGGCATTGATGCTGTCGAACATGTACTCACTGGAAAAAGCAACTACGCCATTCATAACTCCAGTGTTGTTATAGATAATGGGAAGCTCGAGCCTATTATTCTCCTAGCTACATACTTCCAGCAGTCACCGCTCGTTTTCGTTACATCCAAAGAGATAAAGTCACCCAGTGACCTGATAGGGAAAACGATCATGGGTACAAAGGATGAGCTTAAATACAGCTCGCTGGCGCTTCTTCTGGACCATTTTTATGTCAACAAAAATAACGCGAGTTTCTTGGGCCACAGTTTCAATATTGACGATTTCATTCAACATAAAGTGGATGCGATGACTGCATTTCGAACGAATCAGCTTTACCAGCTTGATCAGCTGAATGTACCTTATAATGTCATAGACCCGGCTGACTACGGTTTTGTCATGAGTGCGGTCAACCTGTTCACCTCTTACTCTGAAGCACTGAATCATTCCGAAAGAACGCGTAAATTTATCGATGCATCCAATAAGGGGTGGGAATATGCCTTGGCGCACACGGAAGAGACCATTGCGATTATATATGAAAAATACTCAAAATTAAAAAGCATTGAAGCACTGGCCTATGAGGCAGATATAACCAGGGAAATGATGCTTCTGGACTTTTTTGAAATTGGAGCGACCAATAAAGAGCTGGCTTTGCGGGCAGTGAAGCAGTTCAAACACAGTGGTTTGCTCTCGGCACAGCAGGAGCCAGGCACATTCCTGTTTGATGAGGTTTTGCGCGAATTTGGCCGCAGTGCAATATTTACTGATAAACAAAAGCTCTACCTGCAGGATAAAAAGGTCATCAATATGTGTGTGGATCCAGACTGGATGCCCTTTGAAAGCATTCAAGATGGGGTGCACATCGGCATTGTGGCCGAGGTGTTTGATTTATTTAGGGCCCAGCTTCCGATACCCATCAAGTTGATACCAACCAAGAGCTGGCATGACTCCATTACAAAGGCAAAGCAGCGCAAGTGCGACATCTTCTCTCTGGCTTCATCTACGCCTGAGCGAACTGAATATATGGATTTTACTACGCCATATATCGACCTCCCTATCGTTATGGCCACGACAATGGATAAATTTTTTATCAATGATATTGCAGAGGTCCTAGATGAAAAACTGGGTGTGGTGAAAGGCTATGCGGTTGCTGAAAAGCTGAGAGGTAAATATGAAAACATAAACATTGTTGAGGTGGACTCCATTACCGATGGACTGGAGCGGGTGGCCAGTGGTGAGTTGTTTGGCCACATTGATAATTTAATGACGATTGCCGCATCGATCCAAAAGGATTTCACCGGTATTTTAAAGGTTTCGTCGCGTCTTGATGAAGGGGTGCAGTTGGCTGTAGGAACCCGCAATGATGAACCGATCTTGAGAGGGATATTCCAGAAATTAGTCGGTAATATCGATAGCGATACTCAGCAGGGAATTTTTAATAAGTGGGTATCGGTTAAGCAGGAGGTGGTAGCCGATTATACGTTCCTATGGAAGTTCTTTGCTGGTTTTTCCCTTTTAGCCCTAGGGTTCATCTATCACTTCAGAAGACTGAGTCGGCTAAACGATCAGCTGGTTATCATATCAAACACTGACAAGTTGTCCGGGCTCTATAATCGGGTGAAAATGGATTCAGTGCTCATTGAGCAAAAAGCCAATGTGGACAGGTATGGACAAGGTGTGTCACTTATCCTGATAGACATCGACTTCTTTAAAGAGATCAATGATACCTACGGCCATTCAGTGGGTGATGCAGTGCTGGTTGGATTTTCTGAGCTTATGAGAAGTAACGTACGTGCAACTGATTATGTTGGGCGCTGGGGGGGAGAAGAGTTCCTTATTGTCTGCCCTAATACTGGTGTGAACGATGCCTATAAACTGGCTGACAAGTTGCTCAAAAAGGTGCGTGATTGCACATTCGAGGGGGGCAGCAAGATTACTATTAGCGCAGGTATAGCGGGCTTCTCAAAAGAGACGAGCATCAAGGATATTTTGATCCATGTAGATACGGCACTTTATCAATCCAAGCAGGCGGGCCGCAATCAGATATCCACGTATAAATAA
- a CDS encoding NAD-dependent malic enzyme translates to MSELSASKMHQGVKILHDPIRNKSTAFTDAERDALKLRGLLPPRIHSLAEQEMRVLGAIRSKVNDLERYLYLIGLQDRNETLFYRVLMNHIEEMMPLVYTPTVGKACQEFGHIYRIPRGLYIGPSDRGHIREVLDNWPHKNARIIVVTDGERILGLGDLGANGMGIPIGKLSLYTACAGIHPTQCLPVMLDVGTNNEELLNDPLYNGVERRRIRGEQYDALVDEFITAAQDMFPGVLIQLEDFGNANAFRLLQQYRQKTCLFDDDIQGTGAVALAGIISALRITGGELSDQRLLFLGAGEAGIGIADTVVAALVDEGMSVEKARQHCWFVDSKGLVVSDRGEISASKRPYAHKHAAAGSFIEAVKALQPTAIIGVSGQAGAFSREVIEVMGEINQRPIIFALSNPTSKAECSAEQAYDWSQGQAIFASGSPFEPVERGSRTFVPGQGNNAYIFPGVGLGAVASRARRVTDEMFLRAARTLAEQVTDQDLELGRIYPSLSRIRDVSALIARDVAAIAYSQGLSDREEPEDIMADIESQMFQPVYPHYA, encoded by the coding sequence ATGAGTGAACTTTCAGCATCAAAAATGCATCAGGGTGTAAAAATCCTTCATGATCCGATACGCAACAAGAGCACTGCGTTTACCGATGCTGAGCGCGATGCCCTGAAGCTGCGTGGACTGCTGCCACCACGCATTCACTCACTAGCAGAGCAGGAGATGCGGGTGCTTGGCGCTATCCGCAGCAAAGTGAACGACCTGGAACGCTACCTCTACCTGATTGGGTTGCAGGATCGTAATGAAACCCTTTTCTACCGTGTGCTCATGAACCATATCGAGGAGATGATGCCGCTGGTCTACACGCCCACTGTGGGCAAGGCGTGTCAGGAGTTCGGCCATATCTACCGGATTCCCCGCGGACTCTATATTGGACCCTCTGATCGCGGCCATATTCGCGAGGTGCTTGATAATTGGCCGCATAAAAATGCCCGCATCATCGTGGTGACCGATGGTGAACGGATACTCGGTCTTGGTGACCTTGGAGCAAATGGTATGGGTATTCCGATTGGAAAACTCTCTTTGTACACTGCATGCGCAGGCATCCATCCGACACAGTGTCTGCCGGTCATGCTGGATGTCGGTACCAATAATGAAGAGCTGCTGAATGATCCCCTCTATAATGGTGTGGAGCGGCGGCGTATTCGGGGGGAGCAATACGATGCATTGGTCGATGAATTTATAACTGCTGCACAGGATATGTTCCCCGGTGTACTGATTCAGCTGGAGGATTTCGGTAATGCCAATGCCTTCAGGCTTCTGCAGCAGTATCGCCAGAAAACATGCCTCTTCGACGATGATATTCAGGGCACAGGTGCAGTTGCGCTGGCCGGGATTATCTCAGCACTGCGCATCACAGGAGGAGAGCTCTCTGATCAACGCTTGCTCTTTCTAGGAGCTGGAGAAGCCGGCATCGGTATCGCTGATACGGTGGTCGCCGCACTGGTCGATGAAGGAATGTCCGTTGAAAAAGCCCGTCAGCACTGCTGGTTCGTGGATTCAAAAGGGTTGGTGGTGAGCGATCGTGGAGAGATATCCGCCTCCAAACGCCCTTATGCCCACAAGCATGCAGCTGCCGGCAGTTTTATTGAAGCGGTGAAGGCACTGCAACCCACTGCAATCATTGGTGTTTCCGGCCAAGCCGGGGCGTTTAGCCGAGAAGTGATTGAAGTCATGGGCGAGATCAACCAGCGGCCGATAATTTTTGCCCTCTCCAACCCCACTTCCAAAGCTGAATGCAGCGCTGAGCAGGCCTATGATTGGAGCCAGGGGCAGGCAATATTTGCAAGTGGTAGCCCGTTTGAACCTGTTGAAAGGGGAAGCCGAACGTTTGTGCCCGGACAGGGAAATAACGCCTATATTTTCCCAGGTGTGGGTTTGGGGGCTGTGGCAAGCCGTGCCCGTCGGGTTACAGATGAAATGTTCCTGAGAGCGGCCCGTACCTTGGCCGAGCAGGTTACCGACCAGGATCTCGAACTGGGGCGTATCTATCCGTCCCTATCCCGGATTCGGGATGTGTCAGCACTGATAGCGCGTGATGTTGCAGCCATTGCCTACAGTCAAGGGCTCAGTGACCGGGAAGAACCAGAAGATATTATGGCTGACATCGAGTCACAGATGTTCCAACCGGTTTATCCGCATTATGCCTGA